The following are encoded in a window of Oncorhynchus mykiss isolate Arlee chromosome Y, USDA_OmykA_1.1, whole genome shotgun sequence genomic DNA:
- the LOC118936257 gene encoding nidogen-2-like produces MRQLVTPVTGPLKGEVEEVDHNSQTTETPSQSLGRVQKETITMATLTIILLVSTAFALGDATIRPMTPCERARYAATHGPIGAYIPTCDAAGRYTPKQCSGSTGYCWCVTTTG; encoded by the exons ATGAGGCAACTAGTCACACCTGTGACAGGTCCTTTAaaaggagaggtggaagaagTAGACCATAACTCACAGACAACAGAGACACCCAGTCAATCCCTTGGAAGAGTGCAGAAG gAGACTATCACCATGGCGACATTAACCATCATTCTGCTTGTCAGCACAGCTTTTGCTCTGGGAG ATGCTACGATACGACCCATGACCCCCTGTGAGCGTGCTAGATATGCTGCGACACATGGCCCAATTGGAGCCTACATCCCCACGTGCGACGCCGCTGGACGATACACCCCTAAGCAATGTTCGGGCTCTACAG GTTACTGTTGGTGTGTGACCACTACTGGATAG